DNA from Rhodopirellula bahusiensis:
ATGACTCAAGTGGCCGGAAAGGGTTTGCGTGAGACCTGGGCGTCGTCTCGCGATTGAAATTCAACGCGTTTAGGAGTGATTTACAAAACGCGTGCCGAGTGAGTTTGGTGTCACCGCCGGCGCGTGCTTGGTCGCTCTCATCTCTCGAGACTGTGCCCAGACAAAAGTACCCCTTGGTTGGCAAGTGTCGGTCAAAGGGTTCCGAAAAAAGAACCCGTCACAGATTCATGGCCGGCACAATCGGATCATTGTTCGCAACAGGTGCGTGGAAACGCTCTGCAGATGCGTTCAGTTGGGATTGTTCGGAAGATGCGAATCGTGCAGCCATGAGTTGGCCGGCTTAGAACCTCGCCTGGCGCTGCTGCAGGTACTCGGTGAGCGCTCGATCAAACGGCATGCTGGTGTCCAGCGGGACGTAATCGATTCGCAGTGCCGAGCACCCTTGCGAGTACGTTTCGCGAAAGGCGGCGATTTGATCGAGGTATTCGGCTCGGAATCCCGTCGCGTCAACCGTGACCAGCTCACCAGTTTCAGGGTCCTCGAATTCCACGGGACCGTCGTAGGGAAAGCGTACTTCGGCGTCGTCGAGCACATGAAAGACGATCACATCGTGGCCGCCGTGTCGTAGTCGGGCCAGGGCCGCGAGCGTTTCCTCGGGATCGCCCAGCAAGTCGGAGAAGAGCATCACGAGGCTGTGTTGCTTCAGCATGGCGGCAACCTGAACCAAGCAATTTGGCAGTTCGGTTGTGCCTTCCGGAGTCATCCCGGACAGGGCCGCCAGAACGTCTCCGAGATGTCCACGGCGACTTCGGGCGGGCAAGATTGCTCGCAATTTATCGTCGAAGGTGAGCAATCCCACTGGGTCTTTTTGCAGCGACATCAGATACGTCAGCGCCGCAGCCAAGCACGTTGAGTATTCGAACTTTGTCATCGAGGTTCCCTGACGGAAACCCATCGATTTCGAAAGGTCCATCAACAAGAAACCGTTCAGGTTGGTTTCCGCTTCGAACCGCTTGATATAGTGCTTGTCCGTTTTCGCGTAGACCAGCCAATCGATCAACTTTGGATCATCGCCACGTGCGTAACGACGGTGATCGCTGAATTGAACCGAAAAACCTTGCAGCGGGCTGCTGTGCAAACCTTGCAAGAATCCGCGCACGACCATGCGAGCCTTCAAATCGAGTCGCTTGATCTGCTGCAACGTTTCCGGCGAAAGAGTCGATGTCATGCGGTGATGCCAAATCTTTCGCGACGAACCAAGGCTCCATCGACCAACTCAAAGCGTTCGTTCATTTCGTCGGCGAGCGACAACGAGTGCGTGACCGTCACCAAAACCGTGTTCTGTTCGGATTGCAAACGCAGCAACAACTCCGTGATCGTTTTCGCGGTCTTGGAATCCAGATTGCCGGTTGGTTCGTCAGCGAGAACGACCGCTGGTTGCATCAACAATGCTCGTGCGATTGCGACCCGCTCGCGTTCGCCACCAGACAATTCGCGAGGCAAATGGGTGGCTCGGTGTGATAAACCCACCGCGTCGATCAATTCGCTTGCTCGTGAGAGATCGTCGCCGGTTGGTTTTCCATTCGCCAAGGCGGGGATGAGAACGTTTTCCGTCACGGACAGCTGAGGCAGCAGATGATGGTCTTGGAAGATGAACCCAATCGTTTGATTTCGGTAGGCGGCTCGCTCGCGTGCATCGAGAGCAAACGGATCTTGGCCGTTAATTTGGACGGAACCAGAGTCTGGTTCGTCGAGGGTTCCAAGAATTTGTAGCAGCGTTGTCTTGCCACTTCCGCTTGGACCAACAATCGCGGCAGATTGTCCGGGGGAAAGCTCGAGGTTGACGCCTCGCAAGACGGACAGCGGTTCGCCCGCGGTGGGATACGATTTCGACAGCTCGGAAACAACCAACACGTCCGTGGACTCCGTTTTAACGACTGGGATGCAACCGACTCAGTCTAACAGTCTTCCGCATGACCGTCTCGATGCGAACGAGGCGGCCTGAAATGCTCTTCAGTTGTGGTGCGGTCTTCGGTTGAAGTGAAGCTTGAATCGACTACTGCTGATGCGGTTCTTTGCTATCGGGCTGTTGATTTAGTCGTATACCGAATGACAGCAATTAGCCGATGCGCGTTGGCCCCGGTTGGCGTCTGATCAACCGCCGCTAACGCGGAACGGCTCATTCAATCAACAGCCCGTTATGGAACACATGGGACGACTAGACCGTGCCGCATCGTCAGATCAAACCTAAGCCGATGAATTGCGGGCTGGTGGAGCAGATTGAAACTGAGTGAGAAGTACCGCCAATCCGTGGCGACAGTTCGCTTGAAATTTGGGCGTTGCCGCAATTTTTTTAAACAAAAATGCGAATTTGCCGCGCGGGCTGGATGTTTCGAAAGAAGCGTGGGCCGCTCGTCCAGCAAACGAAATGCAAAAACTGACCAAGAAATTAAGATTTTGCGTTCTATAGAGGGTGATTTGCGGCACATAGAGACTCGCTTTATGTCGGTTTGCAGGGCGTTATTCGGAGCCGGTTTTCTCGTGTGCGCATTTCCAAGCGAATGGTTTGCAAACGGTGTGATCGCGAAATCGAGGTTTTGGGCGGCGGAATGATGGTTGCGTGACATCGGGGCGTCCAAAGGGTCGAGTTCGCTCGATGCCCTCCTACCAAATCCCTGTCTTATCGAGAGTCCGATGTTGATGTATCCGACTATGTCATCGCGTTCCCACGTTTGTCCGGACGGCGCCGATCATACGATTCGCACACGACGTGGTTTCACCTTGGTTGAACTGCTGGTCGTCATTGCGATCATCGGAGTGATGGTTGGGTTGTTGCTGCCTGCTGTGCAGTCTGCTCGTGAGGCCGCTCGCCGGATGAGCTGCAGCAACAACATGAAGCAGATCGGATTGGCGCTGCACAACTACCACTCGACGTTCAAGTCGTTTCCCGCGTCTGGCCGCGCGGAGGACTACACGGCGAATGGTTGGTCCCGGAAGTCATCTTGGTTCATTGCCATTTTGCCTCAGTTGGAACAGTCAGCGATCTACGATGGAATTGACTTCTCCGCGTCATCTTTCGATGCAATCAATGCGGATTGGGCGGCTCCCGTGGTCCACTGGGAAGAAATGGATCGAGCACGGGTGCCAGGATTTTGGTGCCCATCGAGTGTGCTCGCGAAAACCAATATCTATCCGACCAACAGTGGCACGCAGGCTTTGGGTGCACCCGCCAATATCGAAGTGCAAATTCCTGACTACGCTGGCAACAGCGGCAGCAACTTTCGCGGCGGAACGATTGAAGATCATCCGACCGCGGTTTGGGATTGGGGCGGTGTCCATGCGGACAATGGTTTCTTCGGTATGACGATGCGTTTCGATACGCCTTGGCCGGGGACGCTCACCAAGTTTGCCTCGCTGTTGGACGGAACTTCGCACACGATCGCGGTGGGCGAGCAAGGTGGCGTTCACGACGGTTTCAATGATCACCGAGCCGGAGCCGTGCTCGGTGGAATGTGGTCTTGTGGAACCGCGACGGCGTCTAGCAACAAAAACAATTATGTCGTGACTCGATATCCGATCAATTACTCCGGCGACGATTGGCCGTCTTGGGGTGGACTGAATTACGACGGTGGTTGGCAAAAGAACGGCATGGAAACGGCCTTCAATAACACTGCCTTTCGATCGCAGCACGCCGGTGGGGCTCAGTTCGTGCTGGCCGACGGGTCCGTTCAGTTCATTACCGATAGCATTCAGTTCGAAGTCTACACGGCGTTGATGGATCGTGCGGACCGTTCCGGCATGGAGGAACTCGAGTGATGACGATCAAACAAATGACCTCGATTGAGACGCCGAATATGCGAAAACGGTTCTTTCTGCTCGGCCCAAGCATGCTGCTGGTTGGCTTGATGGCAGCGGTGTCGGGATGCGGGCCATCGGGTCCTGAGACGGGTGAAGTCACGGGGGTGGTCAGCATGGACGGGGATCCCGTCCCGGGTGCCTCGATCACCTTTTATCCTGTTTCGGGTCGACAGTCTTTCGGGAAGTCAGACCAGGAAGGACGCTACACGTTGGAGTACAGCAAGGACATGCCAGGTGCGGTCACGGGGCAGCACCGCGTGAAGATCATGACCGGAGGAATGGGGGCACCCAGTATGCCGAGCGGTCCGGCTGAAAGTCCCAGCAAGTCTCGTCCACGTTCAGGTGGCATGGCCCCGCCGACTGAAGTCACGCTGTCCGAGATGGTCACCGTTGAGTCTGGCACCAACGAAATCAACCTGACGATTCTTCCGAAGTAGCTGGCTGACTCGCATTCCGCGAAACCATTCGTTCCCATCTGTTTATGATGGGCCGCATGAATGCAAACCCTTCCATTGATCCCGCCGAAGACCAGCCGACTCAATCAACGGTGAAACCTCGTTCGTGCTGTTCGGGCATCGTCGTTGCGCTCGCCGTCCCGGCTGCACTCGTGTTGTTGCTGGTTGTCGTGACGTGGATGCAACAGGGTTTTGTTGCTGGGATGAGGTGCGGAACCGATTTGATTCAGCCGGTCGGTTTGGTTTGGCTGGGGTTGCTTGCTTTGACCGCATTCGCTTTTTCGCAGTGGCGTCGAGGGTTTCACTCGGTGGTCAAACCGATCGCGTGGTTCACTTGCTTTTTGGTTTGGGGGATCGTCGCCAATGGTGACTTTGCGAATTGGATGAGCGGGCAGGTCGAAAGCCCGCTACGATCCGAACCTCACCCCGCGTTGGAACAACGCAAGTTGGAACGACCGTTGGATGCCGTGGTTGTGTTGGGCGGCGGTTCATCTGCGATCACAGCCGGTTTCTATGAACTGGGACGAGATGGCGAACGGGTGATTTCAGCGGCTCAGGCATATCACGCCGGTGCTACGCGAATGATTATCGTCACGGGATCTTCCACGGACGGATACGAGCCGCCCTGGAAACAGTCGACTCAGTTACTGTTGTCGTTGGGTGTGCCAGAGGCAGCGATCGTTCGAATCGAGGGAGTCAACACGCGAGCGGAAATGCAGTCGCTGAGAGAGTTGATGGACTCGCCGCCAGCTGAATTTGGATCGCTTGGGCGGACCGACGAGGAGCAATCGGGTGAACTCCAAGTGGGATTGATCACCAGTGCGTTTCATATGCCACGTGCGCTGCGGTTGGCGAAAGCATCCTCGCTTGAGCTGATCCCGCTGCCGTGTGCCTTTCGAGCCGAAAACAATGATCGGCCTTGGGTTGCATCGTCGCTGGTTCCGAGAGCAGAGAACCTCGATACCGTCGCGAAAATGTTCAAGGAAACGATCGCGAAAATGGTGGGGCAGTGAGCCGCGGGGTGATAAGTCGCGGGGATCGGGTCTGCTGAACGTTAGAGTTTGAGTTCACTCAACTTGGGTTCGAGAGCGGCCT
Protein-coding regions in this window:
- a CDS encoding YdcF family protein — encoded protein: MNANPSIDPAEDQPTQSTVKPRSCCSGIVVALAVPAALVLLLVVVTWMQQGFVAGMRCGTDLIQPVGLVWLGLLALTAFAFSQWRRGFHSVVKPIAWFTCFLVWGIVANGDFANWMSGQVESPLRSEPHPALEQRKLERPLDAVVVLGGGSSAITAGFYELGRDGERVISAAQAYHAGATRMIIVTGSSTDGYEPPWKQSTQLLLSLGVPEAAIVRIEGVNTRAEMQSLRELMDSPPAEFGSLGRTDEEQSGELQVGLITSAFHMPRALRLAKASSLELIPLPCAFRAENNDRPWVASSLVPRAENLDTVAKMFKETIAKMVGQ
- a CDS encoding DUF58 domain-containing protein — translated: MTSTLSPETLQQIKRLDLKARMVVRGFLQGLHSSPLQGFSVQFSDHRRYARGDDPKLIDWLVYAKTDKHYIKRFEAETNLNGFLLMDLSKSMGFRQGTSMTKFEYSTCLAAALTYLMSLQKDPVGLLTFDDKLRAILPARSRRGHLGDVLAALSGMTPEGTTELPNCLVQVAAMLKQHSLVMLFSDLLGDPEETLAALARLRHGGHDVIVFHVLDDAEVRFPYDGPVEFEDPETGELVTVDATGFRAEYLDQIAAFRETYSQGCSALRIDYVPLDTSMPFDRALTEYLQQRQARF
- a CDS encoding DUF1559 domain-containing protein; translated protein: MSSRSHVCPDGADHTIRTRRGFTLVELLVVIAIIGVMVGLLLPAVQSAREAARRMSCSNNMKQIGLALHNYHSTFKSFPASGRAEDYTANGWSRKSSWFIAILPQLEQSAIYDGIDFSASSFDAINADWAAPVVHWEEMDRARVPGFWCPSSVLAKTNIYPTNSGTQALGAPANIEVQIPDYAGNSGSNFRGGTIEDHPTAVWDWGGVHADNGFFGMTMRFDTPWPGTLTKFASLLDGTSHTIAVGEQGGVHDGFNDHRAGAVLGGMWSCGTATASSNKNNYVVTRYPINYSGDDWPSWGGLNYDGGWQKNGMETAFNNTAFRSQHAGGAQFVLADGSVQFITDSIQFEVYTALMDRADRSGMEELE
- a CDS encoding ABC transporter ATP-binding protein, yielding MLVVSELSKSYPTAGEPLSVLRGVNLELSPGQSAAIVGPSGSGKTTLLQILGTLDEPDSGSVQINGQDPFALDARERAAYRNQTIGFIFQDHHLLPQLSVTENVLIPALANGKPTGDDLSRASELIDAVGLSHRATHLPRELSGGERERVAIARALLMQPAVVLADEPTGNLDSKTAKTITELLLRLQSEQNTVLVTVTHSLSLADEMNERFELVDGALVRRERFGITA
- a CDS encoding peptidase associated/transthyretin-like domain-containing protein: MTIKQMTSIETPNMRKRFFLLGPSMLLVGLMAAVSGCGPSGPETGEVTGVVSMDGDPVPGASITFYPVSGRQSFGKSDQEGRYTLEYSKDMPGAVTGQHRVKIMTGGMGAPSMPSGPAESPSKSRPRSGGMAPPTEVTLSEMVTVESGTNEINLTILPK